A genomic stretch from Telmatocola sphagniphila includes:
- a CDS encoding EF-hand domain-containing protein, with product MRNKLRLLALSLSMLGIASLVEAQDFGGFGGGKGGGQGGGGFGGGNFGGGGGKGGGFGGGKGGGRGMGGGGFGGGGMGGPGGGGFGGGGFGGGGMAMGGGGRGMGGGGFGGGGMGGPGGGGMAMGGTGGGGGGGFGGGRGMGGPDPAAIFDRLSNGKSTITKEDVPPMFQGMWEQFANGKTSLSKDDFMESFKAAREARLNQQAEALNPELFNQSNPNQEEARPVVLRAGKLPKEIPAWFVQMDASGDNDGQVGLYEWRQAGRSLEEFKTWDLNDDGFITPEEVLKVMKTNQVAGGPSGSNGSFGNGFQGPGMGMMINGGNFGQSGGDTNPWANQGLNNGNISVNGQNFRIMMNPGGNMSQMNGRRGGPGGSGEEGGAPRMRGAPGSGGGDGSNRRGGGNNGGAGRGNRGAGGGSNQGGYSNQNPSNNNYQPEPEGDQ from the coding sequence ATGCGCAATAAGCTACGACTTCTGGCCCTGTCTTTAAGCATGCTGGGAATTGCCAGTTTGGTGGAGGCTCAGGATTTTGGCGGCTTCGGTGGCGGTAAAGGTGGTGGCCAAGGCGGCGGTGGCTTCGGCGGAGGCAACTTTGGGGGCGGTGGCGGAAAAGGCGGCGGTTTTGGCGGTGGCAAAGGCGGCGGCCGAGGTATGGGTGGTGGCGGCTTTGGTGGTGGAGGAATGGGTGGCCCCGGCGGCGGCGGTTTTGGCGGCGGCGGTTTTGGCGGCGGCGGAATGGCAATGGGTGGCGGTGGCCGAGGTATGGGTGGTGGTGGCTTTGGTGGTGGAGGAATGGGTGGCCCCGGCGGCGGCGGAATGGCAATGGGAGGTACGGGCGGTGGTGGCGGCGGCGGTTTTGGCGGTGGCCGCGGCATGGGGGGACCAGACCCTGCAGCTATCTTCGATCGTCTGTCCAATGGTAAATCGACGATTACTAAGGAAGATGTACCCCCTATGTTTCAGGGGATGTGGGAGCAATTCGCCAACGGGAAGACTTCGCTTTCCAAAGATGACTTTATGGAATCTTTCAAAGCGGCCCGGGAAGCTCGCTTAAATCAGCAGGCGGAAGCTCTGAATCCCGAACTGTTCAATCAAAGTAATCCTAATCAGGAAGAAGCACGCCCGGTCGTATTACGAGCAGGTAAGCTGCCAAAAGAAATTCCGGCCTGGTTCGTGCAAATGGACGCCAGTGGCGATAACGATGGACAGGTTGGTCTTTATGAATGGCGTCAAGCCGGCCGTAGCCTAGAAGAATTTAAGACTTGGGATTTGAATGATGATGGTTTCATTACTCCCGAGGAAGTTCTGAAAGTTATGAAGACTAACCAGGTCGCGGGTGGACCCAGCGGCAGTAACGGTAGCTTCGGCAATGGCTTTCAAGGTCCCGGCATGGGAATGATGATCAACGGCGGGAATTTTGGCCAATCGGGTGGTGATACAAACCCCTGGGCCAACCAAGGACTGAATAATGGCAACATATCCGTCAATGGACAGAATTTCAGGATTATGATGAACCCCGGTGGCAACATGTCCCAGATGAACGGTCGTCGTGGCGGACCCGGTGGCTCGGGCGAAGAAGGTGGCGCACCTCGTATGCGAGGTGCACCTGGTTCAGGGGGTGGTGACGGATCGAATCGCCGGGGCGGTGGAAACAACGGCGGCGCCGGACGTGGTAATCGGGGTGCAGGTGGGGGAAGTAACCAAGGTGGCTATAGTAATCAGAACCCATCCAATAATAATTACCAGCCCGAACCCGAGGGCGATCAGTAA
- a CDS encoding fatty acid desaturase family protein yields the protein MSAEVVLTEKTLNDAALKAELQILRQTNNWTSIYYIAAIYLYLAAVIGGTIAFCEWQQAEGFSFFWNTPVVLTAIVLIGAGQHQLSGLSHEGVHHILFKNRQLNDLVSDLLTMFPLFSSTHHYRLQHLAHHQFVNDPDRDPDVSQLKTSGHWLNFPVARRTFIRTVTRQMWIPRLIRFMLVRAAYNATGTDKNPYLKKGQKPSKVAVRIGLTYILTTLTTITALFYLGNPILLAIVPASLWLGICAVYWKLPEDKFHQSRVHPVIALRYMTMLRLGYITLLFSGIAWVTRLTGIFAALYYLILWVVPLFTSFSFFMILRQIVQHGNGDRGWLTNTRTFFVGRFIRFAVFPMGMDYHLPHHMYATVPHYRLKKLHEFLLQYPEYRKEAITVEGYFFPPQKPQRNPTVVDVLGPEYAFGQKHKIFVDNSVLEGDEFEEKAELEKEAWALVEKS from the coding sequence ATGAGCGCGGAAGTTGTATTGACCGAAAAAACACTTAACGATGCTGCTTTGAAAGCAGAACTTCAAATTCTCCGCCAGACGAATAACTGGACGAGTATTTACTACATCGCTGCAATTTATCTTTATCTGGCAGCCGTCATCGGTGGAACCATTGCCTTCTGTGAATGGCAACAGGCCGAAGGATTTTCCTTTTTCTGGAATACCCCCGTTGTTCTAACGGCCATCGTTCTTATCGGCGCAGGGCAGCACCAACTGAGTGGTTTGTCGCATGAGGGCGTGCATCACATTCTTTTCAAGAACCGCCAATTGAATGATCTGGTGTCCGATCTATTAACTATGTTTCCGCTTTTTTCGAGTACGCATCACTATCGACTGCAGCATCTGGCACATCATCAATTTGTGAACGATCCCGATCGCGATCCCGATGTGTCCCAGCTCAAAACCAGCGGCCACTGGCTGAACTTTCCGGTCGCGCGACGAACTTTTATCCGAACTGTCACCAGGCAAATGTGGATTCCCCGACTCATCCGGTTCATGCTGGTTCGGGCGGCCTATAACGCGACGGGAACGGACAAAAATCCTTATCTGAAAAAGGGCCAGAAACCCTCCAAGGTGGCAGTAAGGATCGGCCTTACCTACATACTCACGACACTGACAACCATCACAGCGCTGTTTTATCTGGGAAATCCAATCCTTCTCGCGATAGTACCTGCCTCCCTTTGGCTGGGTATCTGCGCGGTTTATTGGAAACTTCCCGAAGACAAATTTCATCAAAGCCGGGTACATCCCGTTATTGCTCTGCGATATATGACGATGCTTCGGTTGGGTTACATCACGCTCTTATTTTCCGGCATCGCCTGGGTCACGAGGTTAACCGGCATTTTCGCAGCTCTCTATTATCTGATCCTTTGGGTGGTTCCCTTATTCACCTCTTTCTCGTTCTTCATGATTCTCCGGCAAATCGTGCAGCACGGTAATGGCGATCGCGGCTGGCTGACCAACACTCGAACTTTTTTTGTCGGCCGATTCATCCGATTTGCCGTCTTCCCGATGGGAATGGATTATCATCTGCCCCACCACATGTATGCGACCGTTCCGCACTATCGACTGAAAAAGTTGCACGAGTTTCTGTTGCAGTATCCGGAATACCGGAAGGAAGCGATCACTGTCGAAGGATACTTCTTCCCTCCCCAAAAGCCTCAGAGGAATCCTACGGTGGTGGATGTCCTCGGGCCCGAATATGCCTTCGGTCAGAAGCACAAAATCTTCGTCGATAATAGCGTTCTCGAGGGTGACGAATTTGAAGAGAAAGCAGAATTGGAAAAAGAAGCTTGGGCTCTGGTGGAAAAATCCTGA
- a CDS encoding magnesium chelatase, whose product MPVRPATLKELQNTGWKSRSVKEEIRQNFLKLLQAGSDLFPGIIGYENTVLPEINIALLAGHDILFLGEKGQAKSRLMRSLIQFLDEELPYLDIPGSPVHEDPYQPITKAGKELVASKPPEEIPIRWWPRSERYAERLAPGTKFADIIGEIDPAKLAMGTSMSTEDALHFGLIPRMHRGIFAMNEIPELDELIQVGLFNILEERDVQIRGYPIQFDLDLMILFSANPATYNRSGKVIPQLKDRIGSLIQTHYPIERSLGIEITEQEAELDLGGDFPVLVPYFMKEIIEQISICARKSKFVDHQSGVSARLSIANYRTMVSSARHRGVRLEEKPAVPRISDLGHLGTSSLGKLELDMMGSNQMSEKQVLEAIIIEAIGTVFDEYVDKHGLDEIADVFSKGVKIEVGDTLPSSHYAERLKRVPKAWDKAFEVNAGENEGIRASCLEFVLAGLHATDRISRSTKHGRIVYEVR is encoded by the coding sequence ATCCCCGTTCGACCGGCTACACTTAAAGAATTGCAAAATACAGGCTGGAAGTCCCGCTCCGTCAAGGAAGAGATTCGACAGAATTTCCTGAAACTTCTGCAGGCTGGCAGCGATTTATTTCCCGGTATCATCGGCTACGAGAATACAGTTCTGCCCGAGATCAATATCGCCCTATTGGCAGGTCACGACATTCTCTTTTTGGGGGAAAAGGGGCAGGCCAAAAGTCGCTTGATGCGCTCGCTGATTCAGTTTCTCGATGAAGAATTGCCCTACCTCGACATTCCGGGCAGTCCGGTTCATGAAGACCCTTACCAGCCCATTACGAAGGCCGGTAAGGAATTGGTTGCGAGCAAACCCCCGGAGGAAATTCCCATTCGGTGGTGGCCGCGATCGGAACGCTATGCGGAACGACTGGCACCCGGCACCAAGTTCGCGGATATTATCGGTGAAATCGACCCGGCTAAACTGGCCATGGGTACAAGCATGTCCACGGAGGATGCCCTGCACTTCGGGTTGATCCCACGCATGCATCGCGGGATTTTTGCGATGAATGAAATTCCCGAATTGGATGAACTTATCCAGGTGGGCTTGTTCAACATTCTGGAAGAACGCGATGTTCAGATTCGCGGCTATCCGATCCAGTTCGATCTCGATCTGATGATTCTCTTCTCCGCCAATCCGGCCACCTACAATCGCAGCGGAAAAGTTATCCCGCAATTGAAGGACCGCATCGGCTCGCTGATTCAAACTCACTATCCGATCGAGCGATCTCTGGGGATCGAGATTACCGAACAGGAAGCCGAATTGGATCTGGGCGGCGATTTTCCGGTCCTGGTGCCCTATTTCATGAAGGAAATTATCGAGCAGATTAGTATCTGCGCGAGAAAGTCCAAGTTTGTGGACCATCAATCTGGTGTGAGTGCACGATTGAGCATCGCCAACTACCGCACGATGGTTTCCAGCGCGCGGCATCGGGGAGTTCGTCTGGAAGAAAAGCCGGCCGTACCCCGCATCAGCGATCTGGGACACCTGGGAACCTCGTCCCTGGGGAAGCTGGAGTTGGATATGATGGGGAGCAATCAGATGTCTGAAAAACAGGTCTTGGAGGCCATCATCATCGAGGCGATTGGCACGGTTTTCGATGAATATGTCGATAAGCATGGCCTCGACGAAATAGCGGATGTTTTCAGCAAGGGCGTTAAAATTGAAGTTGGGGACACCCTACCCTCTTCGCATTATGCCGAGCGATTAAAGCGGGTTCCAAAAGCCTGGGATAAAGCCTTTGAAGTCAATGCCGGCGAAAATGAGGGTATCCGGGCCAGTTGCCTGGAATTTGTACTGGCGGGCTTGCACGCGACAGATCGAATCTCGCGTTCAACGAAACATGGGCGGATCGTTTACGAAGTTCGATAA
- a CDS encoding SDR family NAD(P)-dependent oxidoreductase — translation MHRNLSGKRFLITGATSGIGKALSQQLLNSGCSLALVGRNFAKLEALKAELPDGKAILVYGDVSQERDRLKIFEATLAGLGGLDGLINNAGIASWCHFQNSDESVLRQIMEVNFFAPVELIRLAIPHLTHGNQPIIVNVSSMTGRKAMPAWPEYSASKHALCGITEALRGEMARFDIETLLVIPGLTKTGLQKDMLRNEGKAKIDYSAGMEPAGVAKKILGALQSGNEEIVIGSDAKNMLRMNRFFPRLLDKLIARKVAKLYQNN, via the coding sequence ATGCATCGCAACCTCTCGGGTAAGCGTTTTCTCATTACCGGGGCCACCTCTGGCATCGGCAAGGCCCTTAGCCAGCAATTGCTCAACTCGGGGTGCAGCCTGGCCTTGGTCGGCCGAAATTTTGCCAAACTGGAAGCTCTGAAAGCAGAGTTGCCCGATGGGAAGGCAATTCTTGTTTACGGAGATGTTTCTCAAGAGCGGGATCGCCTGAAAATTTTTGAAGCTACTCTCGCGGGACTCGGGGGCTTGGACGGGTTGATTAATAATGCAGGGATAGCCAGCTGGTGTCACTTCCAGAATTCCGATGAATCGGTGCTCCGGCAGATTATGGAAGTCAATTTCTTTGCCCCGGTTGAGTTGATTCGATTGGCAATTCCGCATCTGACGCACGGCAATCAACCGATTATCGTGAATGTGTCTTCCATGACCGGTCGTAAAGCGATGCCCGCCTGGCCGGAGTATTCGGCCAGTAAACACGCATTGTGCGGTATAACTGAGGCCTTACGCGGCGAGATGGCACGCTTTGATATCGAAACCTTACTCGTGATACCCGGCCTGACTAAAACCGGACTTCAAAAAGATATGCTCCGCAATGAGGGCAAGGCCAAAATCGATTACTCTGCAGGGATGGAACCGGCTGGAGTGGCAAAGAAAATCCTTGGTGCCCTACAATCTGGAAATGAGGAGATAGTCATCGGGTCGGATGCCAAAAATATGCTTCGGATGAACCGATTTTTCCCACGACTACTGGACAAGCTGATCGCAAGAAAAGTCGCTAAATTATATCAGAACAATTAA
- a CDS encoding vWA domain-containing protein yields MSTGSQLGGIIHTYQKYDPVNFPNPASEQPDLASAAMEHLLYYGNTRRLTDEELANAVHLDPSQIAGMGPSLDAIRQMLEERKRKILETYETAKAQERAGREFKDQARSVRPPDKLRKRFDQAVQEEQLYDLENLYYLSGGDNSPFARDIVLLTESLGRKYQVDELAAKYEFTGREKMTVDEALQIKQELEMIDKLLQQIEEAMKTAQIGLIDMEELGQFVEGEQLDNLRQIMERINEYLKHQAEEQGLQKDRRGYQITPKAYRLFQNKLLSMIFSELQQSKTGKHEAVVGEGATEIERTKPYEFGDSVAQMDIPASMINALLRNGPGSPVRMGMEDIVIHQTRNTPKCATCVLLDMSGSMRYDGLYVNVKKMGLALDGLIRKEYPGDFLQFIEMYTFAKPRHISEVPALMYKPVTIFDPVVKIKADMSDPDITEMQIPPHFTNIQHALQLGRRFLCSQDTPNKQIFLVTDGLPTAHFEGEILFMLYPPNNRTEEATMREAMLCAREGITINIFLLNSWNQTSEDVKFAYRMAETTKGRVIFTAGKELDRFVVWDYIKRRKSIIS; encoded by the coding sequence ATGAGTACTGGATCGCAACTCGGCGGGATTATTCACACCTATCAGAAGTACGACCCCGTCAATTTCCCCAACCCCGCCTCGGAGCAACCCGATTTGGCCTCGGCGGCCATGGAACATCTACTCTACTACGGCAATACCCGACGGCTCACGGATGAAGAATTGGCCAACGCCGTTCATCTGGATCCCAGTCAGATTGCTGGGATGGGACCGAGTCTCGATGCGATTCGGCAGATGCTGGAGGAAAGAAAGCGGAAAATTCTGGAGACTTACGAAACGGCGAAAGCGCAGGAACGAGCCGGTCGGGAATTCAAGGATCAAGCCCGTTCCGTCAGGCCGCCCGATAAACTGCGGAAGCGCTTCGATCAGGCCGTTCAGGAGGAGCAGCTTTACGATCTCGAAAATCTCTATTACCTTTCTGGCGGAGACAACAGTCCATTTGCCCGGGATATTGTGCTGTTAACGGAAAGTTTGGGACGAAAGTATCAGGTCGATGAGCTCGCGGCCAAATATGAATTCACGGGCCGGGAGAAAATGACAGTCGATGAAGCTCTTCAGATCAAGCAGGAGCTGGAGATGATCGACAAGCTGCTCCAACAAATCGAAGAGGCCATGAAAACAGCCCAGATCGGTTTGATTGACATGGAGGAACTGGGGCAATTTGTCGAGGGAGAGCAACTCGACAATCTTCGCCAGATCATGGAGCGAATCAACGAATATCTCAAACATCAGGCGGAAGAACAAGGTCTACAGAAGGATCGGCGCGGCTACCAAATCACGCCGAAGGCGTATCGACTGTTCCAGAATAAACTTCTGAGCATGATCTTTTCCGAGTTGCAACAGTCAAAAACCGGAAAACATGAAGCCGTTGTGGGAGAAGGAGCTACCGAAATCGAGCGAACCAAACCCTATGAATTTGGGGACTCGGTGGCTCAAATGGATATCCCCGCCAGTATGATCAATGCTCTCCTACGCAATGGTCCCGGGTCGCCGGTGCGGATGGGCATGGAAGACATTGTCATTCACCAGACCCGGAATACGCCCAAATGCGCCACCTGCGTGCTGCTCGATATGTCGGGCTCGATGCGTTACGATGGCCTTTATGTGAACGTGAAAAAAATGGGATTGGCATTGGATGGTCTGATTCGAAAAGAATATCCGGGGGATTTTCTTCAGTTCATCGAGATGTACACTTTCGCCAAGCCCCGCCATATCTCGGAAGTGCCGGCACTGATGTACAAGCCGGTAACCATTTTTGATCCCGTGGTGAAAATCAAAGCGGATATGTCCGATCCGGATATCACGGAAATGCAAATTCCTCCTCACTTCACCAACATTCAGCACGCGTTGCAATTGGGGAGGCGCTTTCTCTGCAGTCAGGACACTCCTAATAAACAAATATTTCTGGTGACCGATGGTTTGCCCACGGCGCACTTCGAGGGGGAGATCCTATTCATGCTCTACCCACCCAATAATCGCACGGAAGAGGCCACCATGCGGGAAGCGATGCTCTGTGCTCGAGAAGGGATAACGATCAACATTTTTTTGCTGAATAGCTGGAATCAAACGTCCGAGGATGTGAAGTTCGCTTACCGGATGGCCGAAACAACCAAGGGGCGGGTAATTTTTACAGCCGGGAAAGAACTCGATCGATTTGTGGTATGGGATTACATCAAACGCAGAAAGAGTATAATATCCTGA
- a CDS encoding Gfo/Idh/MocA family protein, protein MSNPSAKLKWGVLGAAKINERLFPAFHKSRTADLYAIASRDLGKAQKAAKDSGIPHCYGSYEALLDDPNIDAVYIPLPNHLHAEYSRKAADRGKHILCEKPLTPTAPEAQSLVEYCSQKKVRIMDGFMWPHHPRTAVMRKLLDSGKIGKVTRVTAAFTFVLDNLDQSNIRLHNSMGGGSLLDVGCYTVYGIRWAMGQEPVKAFARAKYKYDCDVEMTAQLLFPDGSLASMDCGFTLPMRQWVEITGTQGTMTIRDLWVPDDEAKFDIHAGERTETHSVRGQDQIACMLDDFGTALIQNQDPTPHISEAIKSLKVLDALAKSAREGREVDIV, encoded by the coding sequence ATGAGCAATCCATCCGCGAAATTGAAATGGGGAGTACTGGGTGCAGCCAAGATCAACGAAAGGCTATTCCCGGCATTCCACAAATCTCGTACGGCAGATCTCTATGCGATTGCCAGTCGCGACCTGGGCAAAGCACAAAAAGCCGCCAAGGATTCGGGTATCCCGCATTGCTATGGGAGTTACGAAGCTCTGCTGGACGATCCGAATATTGATGCGGTTTATATTCCTTTGCCTAACCATCTTCATGCGGAATATTCCCGTAAAGCGGCCGATCGCGGCAAGCATATCTTATGCGAAAAACCGCTGACCCCCACAGCACCGGAAGCGCAGAGTCTGGTCGAGTATTGCAGCCAGAAAAAAGTTCGCATCATGGATGGGTTTATGTGGCCGCATCATCCACGGACGGCTGTGATGCGAAAATTGCTCGATTCCGGCAAGATTGGAAAAGTTACCCGAGTTACGGCCGCCTTCACCTTCGTACTCGATAATCTCGATCAATCCAACATTCGCCTCCATAACTCCATGGGGGGCGGGAGTTTACTGGATGTCGGCTGTTACACCGTTTATGGGATCCGTTGGGCCATGGGTCAGGAACCGGTCAAAGCCTTCGCACGAGCCAAGTACAAGTACGATTGCGATGTGGAAATGACCGCACAACTGCTTTTCCCAGATGGATCCTTGGCTTCCATGGACTGTGGATTCACCTTACCGATGCGACAGTGGGTGGAAATTACTGGCACGCAGGGAACAATGACCATTCGCGATCTCTGGGTTCCGGACGACGAAGCCAAATTTGATATTCATGCGGGAGAGAGAACCGAAACTCATTCGGTTCGCGGCCAAGACCAGATTGCCTGCATGTTAGACGATTTCGGCACGGCCCTCATTCAGAACCAGGATCCCACGCCCCACATTTCGGAGGCGATCAAATCGCTGAAGGTTCTTGATGCGCTGGCTAAATCCGCTCGGGAAGGGCGGGAAGTGGATATCGTTTAG
- a CDS encoding glycosyltransferase family protein: MSDERIKIVSIMNYPPDPNTQRMCWIFLDSVIDHGAKSITLLYEDFPPIVTSEHRRAADIELVQRKSLDVGHPHFNLRFKLANLAKLDFPFLFLDADMVVLSDLNYLWQRRNDKPWMGINHQWVSSDPGTHRPPFLNSGLQLVSDPKFYDLNAILAAQNAVAPLHRAAEFGKFEMFASPGTDQALLYRYFRSLNYDYTHPEIGLGWNSCAGVTDLWQEEGLWKAKTRGYHPDYEVQIVHFWAQFKPWKIECPLFRDYRSQL, from the coding sequence GTGTCTGACGAACGGATCAAGATCGTTTCGATCATGAACTACCCGCCCGATCCGAATACCCAGCGAATGTGCTGGATATTTCTCGATTCTGTCATCGATCATGGGGCCAAGAGCATCACCCTGCTGTACGAGGATTTCCCACCCATCGTCACCTCGGAACATCGACGGGCCGCTGATATCGAACTCGTACAGCGAAAATCGCTGGATGTCGGCCACCCTCATTTTAATTTGCGGTTCAAGCTGGCGAATTTAGCGAAGCTCGATTTTCCCTTTCTGTTCCTTGATGCCGATATGGTCGTGCTCAGCGATTTGAATTATCTCTGGCAGCGCCGCAACGATAAACCCTGGATGGGAATTAACCATCAATGGGTTTCGAGTGATCCGGGTACGCATCGGCCGCCGTTTTTAAACTCGGGTTTACAGTTGGTTTCCGATCCCAAATTCTACGATCTGAATGCCATTCTCGCGGCTCAGAATGCCGTAGCGCCTCTCCATCGGGCCGCGGAGTTCGGCAAATTTGAAATGTTTGCCTCTCCGGGGACCGACCAAGCCCTGCTCTACCGTTATTTCAGATCTCTGAATTACGATTACACCCACCCCGAAATAGGCCTGGGTTGGAACAGTTGTGCCGGGGTGACCGATCTCTGGCAAGAGGAAGGACTCTGGAAGGCTAAGACCAGGGGATATCATCCCGATTACGAAGTGCAAATCGTACACTTCTGGGCACAATTCAAGCCCTGGAAAATCGAATGCCCTTTATTTCGAGATTATCGGTCTCAGCTCTAG